In one window of Pseudoalteromonas espejiana DSM 9414 DNA:
- a CDS encoding DUF2797 domain-containing protein, giving the protein MQGTLRKLKSSLTEPVQYHLPVGDNLVDLNAYIGKELTLTFSGTILCSNCGKKTKKSYSQGHCFVCMRKLASCDMCIMKPETCHYDQGTCREPQWGEANCMIPHYVYLANTSGLKVGITRHTQIPTRWVDQGATQALPIFKVQTRLQSGLVEVALAEFIADKTNWRNMLKGQNESIDLKAAAAELIPQISDKLNELSELFGATAIEQLDEDVVDLNFPVTEYPTKISSFNFDKNPVVSGVLQGIKGQYLIFDNGVINIRKFTSYEVTVG; this is encoded by the coding sequence ATGCAAGGCACTTTGCGTAAATTAAAATCGAGCTTAACAGAGCCCGTTCAATACCACCTTCCTGTTGGCGATAATCTAGTAGATTTAAATGCCTATATAGGTAAAGAACTAACGCTTACTTTTAGCGGCACAATTTTATGTTCTAACTGCGGTAAAAAAACCAAAAAGAGTTACTCTCAGGGTCATTGTTTTGTATGTATGCGTAAGCTTGCTAGCTGCGATATGTGCATTATGAAGCCAGAAACCTGCCATTACGACCAAGGTACATGCCGAGAGCCACAGTGGGGCGAAGCAAACTGCATGATCCCGCATTACGTTTACTTAGCGAACACCTCAGGTTTAAAGGTCGGCATTACTCGCCATACGCAAATACCAACGCGCTGGGTTGACCAAGGAGCTACGCAAGCCTTACCTATTTTTAAAGTACAAACACGTTTGCAGTCAGGCTTAGTGGAAGTTGCCTTAGCAGAGTTTATTGCCGATAAAACCAATTGGCGCAATATGCTAAAAGGCCAAAACGAGTCAATAGACTTAAAAGCTGCCGCCGCTGAGCTTATTCCACAAATTAGCGATAAACTAAACGAGCTAAGTGAGCTATTTGGTGCAACGGCCATAGAGCAGCTAGATGAAGACGTGGTTGATTTAAACTTTCCGGTAACAGAGTACCCAACTAAAATAAGCTCGTTTAACTTTGATAAAAACCCTGTAGTAAGCGGTGTATTACAAGGCATTAAAGGCCAATATTTAATTTTTGATAATGGCGTCATTAATATTCGTAAATTTACCTCGTACGAAGTAACCGTAGGCTAA
- a CDS encoding histone deacetylase family protein, whose protein sequence is MRTAVISHPHCRKHKMIDDHPECPERLDAITDRLLASGVDVGLTHLQAPKAKREDYLLAHDESLVNLVERLIPMEGLNNLDGDTWLCPDSLKAVERAVGAGLLAVDEILDDKLDAAFCSVRPPGHHANAYSSSGFCVFNNLAIAVKYAQSKGVKRIAIADFDVHHGNGTQDIFMDDENVLLCSLFQYPFYPNTAVKNNNHIVNSPLPIASNGDDLKEVFNTQWLPKLKAFKPELLFISAGFDAHLEDDMASLKFVEDDYIWLTEQLCDAVKNSGCRGVISYLEGGYALSALGRSAVAHIKVLTEL, encoded by the coding sequence ATGCGTACTGCAGTTATTTCACATCCTCATTGCCGTAAACATAAAATGATTGACGATCACCCAGAGTGCCCAGAGCGCTTAGATGCCATTACCGACAGATTACTCGCCAGCGGTGTAGATGTAGGCTTAACTCATTTACAAGCACCTAAAGCAAAGCGTGAGGATTACCTATTAGCGCATGATGAGTCGTTAGTTAACCTTGTAGAGCGTTTAATCCCTATGGAGGGGCTAAACAACCTTGATGGCGACACATGGTTATGCCCTGATTCGTTAAAAGCGGTTGAGCGCGCTGTAGGCGCTGGGCTGTTGGCTGTTGATGAAATACTCGATGATAAACTCGATGCTGCTTTTTGTTCTGTGCGCCCGCCTGGTCATCATGCAAATGCATATTCATCGTCTGGGTTTTGTGTATTTAATAACTTAGCCATTGCTGTTAAGTACGCCCAAAGCAAAGGGGTTAAACGTATTGCGATAGCCGATTTTGATGTGCACCATGGTAATGGCACACAAGACATTTTTATGGATGATGAAAACGTATTACTTTGCTCCTTATTCCAATACCCGTTTTACCCAAATACAGCTGTAAAAAATAATAATCACATTGTTAATTCTCCTTTACCCATTGCCAGTAACGGTGACGATTTAAAAGAGGTATTTAATACTCAGTGGTTACCTAAGCTAAAGGCATTTAAGCCTGAATTGTTATTTATAAGTGCAGGGTTTGATGCGCACTTAGAAGATGACATGGCAAGTTTAAAGTTTGTAGAAGATGATTATATTTGGCTAACAGAGCAGCTGTGTGATGCTGTTAAAAACAGTGGCTGCAGGGGCGTTATATCATACCTTGAAGGCGGCTATGCGCTATCAGCATTAGGTAGAAGTGCTGTAGCGCATATTAAAGTGCTCACTGAGCTTTAA
- a CDS encoding serine hydrolase, giving the protein MKLTKLASFALLASATFSSWAQLNTNNIEEVIKTSMARFDVPGMAVAVVQDDQVVFAKGFGVSNLNTNAKVNKDTLFGIASNTKAFTSAALAKLVDEGKLSWGDRVIDHLPEFRLYDSYVTREMRIRDLLSHRSGLGLGQGDLMIWPSTDKSVKDILAGLRYLKPASSFRSQYAYNNLMFVTAGEVVARVAGMSWNDYIEKNILTPLHMDNSRAGFSRIPKSNKNWAIGHIPMGGKLNPFFVNYLEDFRGAGAIASSVSDMSQWLRTQLAGGKMPNGEQLFSEKQQAQMWHPHITSMASKSAFEAYHQQFRGYGLGWSIEDYHGFKKLGHGGGILGMVSQVTLLPEKKLGIVILSNQQAFSALSAVTHEVLEDVLELEDKDWVEDLANKHFAGKQKAYADAKPDAPADYQPQLPNINYTGTLHDDWYGDVIVEQLDGKLRIDFTHTKRLKGTLEHYTGNTFIVKWDEKLLEADAFIRFEMNTQNRVNSAKMRAVSTAVTDFSFDFRNLNLKAK; this is encoded by the coding sequence ATGAAATTAACCAAACTAGCCAGCTTTGCTTTGCTTGCCAGTGCTACTTTTAGTAGCTGGGCGCAATTAAATACTAATAATATTGAAGAGGTAATTAAAACCTCAATGGCGCGCTTTGACGTACCCGGTATGGCTGTAGCGGTAGTGCAAGACGACCAAGTAGTGTTTGCTAAGGGGTTTGGTGTTAGTAATTTAAATACCAATGCTAAGGTAAATAAAGACACCCTATTTGGTATTGCATCAAACACTAAAGCCTTTACCAGCGCTGCACTGGCTAAATTGGTTGATGAAGGTAAGTTAAGCTGGGGTGACAGGGTAATCGACCATTTACCTGAATTTAGATTATATGACTCATACGTAACCCGAGAAATGCGTATTCGTGATTTATTAAGTCATCGAAGTGGCTTAGGGCTTGGCCAAGGCGATTTAATGATTTGGCCTAGCACCGATAAATCGGTAAAAGATATTTTAGCAGGGCTAAGGTATTTAAAACCGGCAAGTAGCTTTCGAAGCCAATATGCGTATAACAACTTAATGTTTGTCACCGCAGGTGAAGTGGTTGCGCGTGTGGCGGGTATGAGCTGGAACGATTACATCGAAAAAAATATATTAACACCGCTGCATATGGATAACTCTCGTGCGGGCTTTTCACGTATTCCTAAAAGTAATAAAAACTGGGCAATTGGTCATATCCCAATGGGTGGCAAGCTCAACCCCTTTTTTGTGAACTACCTAGAAGATTTTAGAGGGGCAGGTGCAATTGCATCGAGCGTAAGTGACATGAGCCAGTGGCTGCGTACACAACTTGCTGGTGGCAAAATGCCAAACGGCGAGCAACTATTTAGCGAAAAGCAACAAGCGCAAATGTGGCACCCGCATATTACCTCTATGGCCTCTAAAAGTGCGTTTGAAGCGTATCATCAGCAATTTAGAGGATATGGGCTAGGGTGGAGTATTGAAGATTACCACGGCTTTAAAAAGCTAGGCCACGGTGGTGGTATTTTAGGTATGGTATCGCAAGTCACGTTACTTCCAGAGAAAAAGCTTGGTATTGTAATTTTATCTAATCAGCAAGCATTTAGTGCGCTGTCGGCGGTGACTCACGAAGTATTAGAAGATGTACTTGAGCTTGAAGATAAAGACTGGGTAGAAGATTTAGCTAATAAGCATTTTGCCGGTAAACAAAAAGCTTATGCGGATGCTAAGCCCGATGCGCCAGCAGACTATCAGCCACAGCTGCCTAATATTAATTACACTGGCACTTTACATGATGATTGGTATGGCGATGTAATTGTTGAGCAGCTCGATGGCAAATTACGCATTGATTTTACACATACTAAACGCTTAAAAGGCACATTAGAGCACTATACGGGCAATACCTTTATTGTTAAGTGGGATGAAAAATTACTAGAAGCCGATGCGTTTATTCGTTTTGAAATGAACACACAAAACCGCGTAAATAGCGCCAAAATGCGTGCGGTATCAACCGCTGTTACCGACTTTAGCTTTGACTTTAGAAACTTAAATTTAAAAGCTAAATAG
- a CDS encoding gamma-glutamylcyclotransferase family protein encodes MPLYNFSFGSNMSSNRLLARLPKAKRVGTAVLKGYELTFNMLFKDGSGKCSIQKVDDKNALVYGVVYEIDDAEKALLDTIEGPGYDCVAIKPTLLDGKQIEAHCYIANTHDNDVLPYDWYVQHVHRGALEAGVPKEYSDAILNRPHKSDTNKARADIEFAVHQK; translated from the coding sequence ATGCCTCTTTATAACTTTTCGTTTGGATCTAATATGTCATCTAACCGTTTGCTAGCTCGCTTACCTAAAGCAAAGCGAGTAGGCACAGCGGTATTAAAAGGCTACGAGCTTACTTTTAATATGTTATTTAAAGATGGCTCAGGTAAGTGCAGTATTCAAAAAGTAGATGATAAAAACGCGTTAGTGTATGGCGTTGTTTATGAAATAGATGATGCTGAAAAAGCACTTTTAGATACCATAGAAGGCCCAGGATACGATTGCGTTGCCATTAAACCAACGCTTTTAGATGGTAAGCAAATAGAGGCGCATTGCTATATAGCCAATACGCACGATAACGATGTACTACCTTATGATTGGTATGTTCAGCACGTTCATCGCGGTGCACTTGAGGCGGGCGTACCAAAAGAATACAGTGATGCAATACTCAATAGGCCGCATAAAAGCGATACCAATAAAGCGCGTGCAGATATTGAATTTGCAGTTCATCAAAAATAA
- a CDS encoding LysE family translocator: protein MNYLDEFLLIAIAHFFAVASPGPDFAVVLKQSVQQGRRNALWTSAGVGAAILLHVAYCVLGVALILTQSPTLFLALKYLAGAYLAYLGVQALRAAKPPENNSDDIDNKTVLEESVWLAFRRGFLTNALNPKATLFFMSLFTLVISVTTPTSVQIAYGVYMALATWVWFSMLSLVLSKPSVRGFFQKSGYWFDRGIGVILIALAIRVVI from the coding sequence GTGAACTACTTAGATGAATTTTTACTTATTGCTATTGCACATTTTTTTGCAGTAGCAAGCCCAGGTCCTGATTTTGCCGTCGTACTTAAGCAAAGTGTACAACAAGGAAGGCGTAACGCCTTATGGACCAGCGCAGGCGTTGGCGCAGCTATTTTACTGCACGTTGCATATTGTGTATTAGGGGTTGCGCTTATTTTAACGCAATCACCGACCTTATTTTTGGCGTTAAAATATTTAGCAGGCGCTTATTTAGCGTATTTAGGTGTGCAAGCGTTAAGAGCTGCAAAACCGCCAGAAAATAACAGCGATGATATTGACAATAAAACCGTGCTTGAGGAAAGCGTATGGCTTGCCTTTAGGCGTGGTTTTTTAACTAATGCGCTGAACCCTAAAGCAACCCTCTTTTTTATGTCGTTATTTACCTTAGTAATTAGCGTAACTACACCTACTAGCGTGCAAATAGCGTATGGCGTTTATATGGCATTGGCTACTTGGGTGTGGTTTTCAATGTTGTCACTGGTGTTATCTAAACCGAGTGTGCGTGGCTTTTTTCAAAAAAGTGGTTATTGGTTTGACCGTGGTATAGGCGTTATTTTAATAGCCCTTGCTATTCGTGTTGTTATTTAA
- a CDS encoding CreA family protein: protein MKLPQSFKRLAVLLSAVVTLSACSDDVASVSLGLFTTKDVVVNSQQDPLVTGVTCHISHIEADLDFSDPSDMSIACRQTGPITADMLQAIDRSKSGEVVFKSSKSILFKSLKVRRIYDAQNRTLLYLSYSTKESSGSHHHALSTVPLYNTQAWNWALEQK from the coding sequence ATGAAATTACCACAAAGTTTTAAACGTTTAGCTGTGCTGCTAAGTGCAGTTGTAACTTTAAGTGCATGCTCAGATGATGTTGCTTCGGTGAGCTTGGGTTTATTTACTACAAAAGATGTGGTGGTTAATTCTCAGCAAGACCCTTTAGTAACAGGGGTTACATGCCATATTAGCCATATAGAAGCTGATTTAGATTTTTCAGACCCGTCAGATATGTCTATTGCGTGTCGTCAAACGGGGCCAATTACCGCCGATATGTTACAGGCCATTGACCGTAGTAAATCAGGTGAAGTGGTATTTAAGTCATCAAAGAGTATTTTATTTAAGTCGCTTAAAGTACGCCGTATTTACGATGCGCAAAATCGTACTTTATTGTACTTATCGTATTCAACAAAAGAGTCTAGTGGTAGCCACCACCATGCACTTTCTACAGTGCCTTTATATAACACCCAAGCATGGAACTGGGCACTAGAACAAAAATAA